Proteins from one Labrenzia sp. CE80 genomic window:
- a CDS encoding GDYXXLXY domain-containing protein yields MTSASMAKSRDKTSVRSFWQSPWLKWGILALIQLTLIAIPLADRLNVQMTGTEVTLEVRPVDPRDLLRGDYVIINLAITRLDAGLTKSGETLSLGSKVYVSVDADGDGLSQPTLITADRSVAGPLAIAGIVRSVSDEAVMVDYDLDAFYVPEGTGLEIERMDSSRIRLVARIADDGRSLPVRLLVDGQPFKSEQAL; encoded by the coding sequence ATGACCAGCGCATCCATGGCAAAATCACGAGACAAAACGTCCGTCCGCTCTTTCTGGCAATCACCTTGGCTGAAATGGGGGATCCTGGCCCTGATCCAGCTGACGCTCATCGCCATCCCCCTTGCCGATCGCCTGAATGTGCAGATGACCGGCACCGAAGTGACGCTTGAGGTTCGACCAGTCGATCCACGCGACCTCCTGCGCGGCGACTACGTTATCATCAACCTTGCAATCACCCGCCTGGACGCAGGTCTTACGAAATCCGGAGAGACCCTCTCCTTGGGCAGCAAGGTCTATGTGAGTGTGGACGCCGATGGAGATGGGCTCAGTCAGCCGACCCTGATCACGGCAGACCGATCCGTGGCAGGGCCATTGGCCATTGCCGGTATCGTTCGCTCCGTCTCCGATGAGGCGGTGATGGTCGACTATGATCTGGATGCCTTTTATGTGCCCGAGGGCACGGGGCTTGAGATCGAGCGCATGGACAGCTCCCGCATTCGACTTGTGGCGCGTATTGCCGACGATGGCCGTTCCTTGCCCGTCAGGCTGCTTGTCGACGGTCAACCCTTCAAGTCCGAGCAGGCGCTTTAA
- a CDS encoding DUF2157 domain-containing protein, which translates to MFDLIYKKRLRDDVETWVEKGWLTSDGAANILASTAAEDGRSKVPMVLGGIGVLCIALALAAFIAANWGAIPRNVKLIGIIACVLGSHGLAAWFAASGRKGLADLVTAFATLVFVGALALVGQIFHLPTNWPGGAFLVCFGALAGAWIAGSRTSLIVAAVAAIAWQIGRSDIEAAPLLESLIGLVLLLAILAHPIVHPNRLCRWAATSLLLITFGRWIADTSEAVQAGDSVLFAMAVAGFAGLAASLVQLGQIGELLVKWSDFYPQRSHGRWLLASCLQDVGVALLCGLLVFVLLFHSEYSGAQLWIPLTTAPVALMVGLAIAMNAAGFLLSFRTGKSRVLFAAVLLALLAALVPIISPNIALVAALNLAALVAISLMGTLHNNSFWTLCGYAGLTAAVLWLLEVTVGSLLGQSVFFLIAGVVLLGLAFAVTRMLRRRTPQQPTAQEAQS; encoded by the coding sequence ATGTTCGACCTGATTTACAAAAAGCGCCTGCGCGACGACGTTGAAACCTGGGTGGAAAAAGGCTGGCTCACATCTGATGGCGCAGCCAACATCCTTGCCTCCACAGCGGCTGAAGATGGCCGTTCGAAGGTCCCCATGGTGCTTGGCGGCATCGGGGTTCTGTGCATAGCGCTTGCCCTGGCAGCCTTCATCGCCGCAAACTGGGGCGCTATCCCGCGCAATGTGAAGCTCATCGGCATCATTGCCTGCGTACTCGGCTCCCATGGCCTGGCGGCTTGGTTCGCCGCTTCGGGACGCAAGGGCCTTGCCGATCTGGTAACGGCCTTCGCAACTCTCGTCTTCGTCGGCGCGCTGGCCCTTGTCGGCCAGATTTTCCACCTGCCGACAAATTGGCCAGGTGGTGCATTCCTGGTCTGTTTTGGTGCGCTGGCTGGTGCATGGATTGCAGGCTCCCGAACCTCGCTGATCGTTGCAGCAGTTGCAGCCATCGCCTGGCAAATCGGGCGCTCAGATATTGAAGCAGCACCGCTGCTGGAAAGCCTGATCGGCCTTGTCCTGCTGCTCGCGATCCTTGCGCACCCGATCGTCCACCCGAACCGCCTGTGCCGCTGGGCCGCGACATCCCTGCTGCTGATCACCTTTGGCCGCTGGATCGCAGACACGAGTGAAGCGGTCCAGGCCGGAGATTCAGTCCTGTTTGCCATGGCGGTTGCCGGTTTTGCCGGACTGGCTGCCTCCCTTGTCCAGCTTGGCCAGATCGGCGAACTTCTGGTCAAATGGTCGGACTTTTATCCGCAAAGGAGCCACGGCCGCTGGCTGCTGGCAAGCTGCCTGCAAGACGTGGGCGTCGCGCTGCTCTGTGGCTTGCTGGTCTTTGTGCTGCTCTTCCACTCGGAGTACAGCGGCGCGCAGCTTTGGATCCCGCTGACGACTGCGCCGGTCGCGTTGATGGTCGGGCTGGCCATTGCCATGAACGCTGCCGGTTTTCTACTCTCCTTCAGGACCGGTAAATCAAGGGTCTTGTTCGCAGCAGTGCTCCTCGCTCTCCTGGCGGCTCTGGTACCGATCATTTCTCCCAATATTGCCCTTGTCGCCGCCCTGAACCTTGCGGCGCTGGTCGCCATCAGTCTGATGGGCACGCTCCACAACAACAGTTTCTGGACGCTGTGCGGCTACGCCGGCCTGACAGCAGCTGTTCTCTGGCTTCTTGAAGTCACTGTCGGGAGCCTCCTCGGACAGTCCGTCTTCTTCCTGATCGCAGGCGTGGTTCTGCTCGGCCTCGCCTTTGCCGTCACGCGCATGTTGAGGCGTCGAACGCCCCAGCAACCGACAGCACAGGAGGCACAGTCATGA
- a CDS encoding flagellar biosynthesis protein FlgA, producing the protein MNLSRMLGRRAEDGRPVRAGLIGGGKFGSMYLTQARLTKGIQILGIADLDPQRLRTTLKRAGWPEEQTDTSSFAAAYQSGRTFITDSADDLIAADGLDVLIDATGDPAAGIRHCLTAFQQGRHIVMVNVEADALAGPLLAKHAEAAGLVYSLAWGDQPALIADQVDWARTCGFKVVCAGKGTRYLPSYHHLTPDTVWDTLRTYLALDHPDQINLKMFNSFLDGTKSSIEMTAVCNATGLTPQDNGLAFPPATRFELSSVCKPRENGGTLSRSGTTEVTSSLYRDGTDVPHHLAMGTYVIIEAETDYARQCFTEYHMLEDDSGQFAALYRPTHMIGMELGISVASAALRREPTGAPVGFHSDVVATTKKAMKAGEMLDGEGGFTVWGRQCPATASLAAGYLPLGLASQVALTRDVTEGQMLTWADVALNTADPAYLFRREMEQTFG; encoded by the coding sequence ATGAACCTATCACGCATGCTTGGCCGAAGGGCTGAGGATGGCCGTCCTGTTCGCGCCGGCCTGATCGGAGGCGGTAAGTTCGGCTCCATGTACCTGACCCAGGCGCGCCTGACGAAAGGGATCCAGATCCTTGGCATCGCCGATCTTGATCCCCAGCGCCTGCGCACCACCTTGAAGCGCGCCGGCTGGCCGGAGGAGCAGACCGACACATCGTCCTTTGCCGCGGCCTATCAGTCGGGCCGGACCTTTATCACCGACAGTGCCGATGACCTGATCGCAGCTGATGGTCTGGATGTCCTGATCGACGCGACCGGTGATCCCGCTGCTGGCATTCGCCATTGCCTGACCGCGTTTCAGCAAGGACGTCATATCGTCATGGTCAATGTCGAGGCGGACGCGCTGGCCGGGCCATTGCTGGCAAAGCACGCTGAAGCCGCAGGCCTTGTCTATTCGCTTGCCTGGGGAGACCAGCCTGCGCTGATCGCGGACCAGGTGGATTGGGCTCGTACCTGTGGTTTCAAGGTCGTCTGCGCAGGGAAGGGGACGCGTTATCTGCCAAGCTACCATCATCTGACACCGGATACGGTCTGGGACACGCTGCGCACTTATCTGGCCCTCGATCATCCCGATCAGATAAATCTCAAGATGTTCAATTCCTTTCTGGATGGCACCAAGTCGAGCATCGAAATGACCGCGGTCTGTAATGCCACTGGGCTAACACCGCAAGATAATGGCCTGGCCTTTCCGCCAGCGACGCGCTTCGAGCTTTCTTCCGTCTGCAAGCCGCGGGAGAACGGCGGAACATTGAGCCGCAGCGGCACGACGGAGGTTACCTCGTCGCTCTATCGCGATGGCACGGATGTGCCGCATCACCTGGCCATGGGCACCTATGTGATCATCGAGGCCGAGACCGACTACGCCCGTCAGTGCTTCACCGAGTATCACATGCTCGAAGATGACAGCGGGCAGTTCGCTGCTCTCTACCGGCCTACCCATATGATCGGCATGGAGCTGGGTATTTCTGTTGCATCCGCCGCTCTGCGCAGAGAGCCGACCGGTGCTCCCGTGGGTTTCCATTCAGATGTGGTGGCAACCACCAAGAAGGCGATGAAGGCCGGCGAAATGCTAGACGGTGAGGGTGGCTTCACCGTCTGGGGACGTCAGTGCCCGGCAACGGCATCTCTGGCAGCTGGTTACCTGCCTCTGGGCCTTGCAAGTCAGGTTGCGCTGACCCGCGATGTAACGGAGGGGCAGATGCTGACCTGGGCTGATGTGGCGCTGAATACTGCCGACCCGGCCTATCTGTTTCGCAGGGAAATGGAGCAGACCTTCGGCTGA
- a CDS encoding ABC transporter substrate-binding protein, whose translation MRRILGMAAAIAMSATSALAATDIKFTLDWKFEGPAAPFFIALDKGYFADEGLNVTIDTGAGSRESIPRVATGTYQMGFGDINALIKLMDDQPDLGVKAVMMAYERPPFAVIGRKSLGITDDPKSLEGKKLGAPPPDAAFGQWPAFAQEAGLDTSKITIENVGFPVREPMLAQGKVDAIFGYSFSSVLNLKAQGIADEEIVTLLMAENGLDMYGNVVMVNTAFAEENPDAVKGFIKALVKGYLEAIADPAAAIPFVLEHNEVLDQDLETARLEMAIDGSIATPAAKANGFGGVDMDKLAKSMEFLKISMGVSDTPPAPEKVFDPSYLPPADERMIK comes from the coding sequence ATGCGTCGTATCCTGGGCATGGCCGCGGCCATCGCTATGTCGGCAACCTCCGCACTGGCGGCGACAGACATTAAGTTCACTCTGGACTGGAAATTCGAAGGTCCGGCAGCTCCCTTCTTTATCGCGCTCGACAAGGGCTATTTCGCTGATGAAGGTCTGAACGTAACGATCGACACCGGTGCCGGATCGCGTGAATCCATCCCCCGGGTTGCCACCGGTACCTATCAGATGGGCTTTGGTGACATCAACGCGCTGATCAAGCTCATGGACGACCAGCCGGACCTTGGCGTCAAGGCTGTTATGATGGCCTACGAGCGTCCACCCTTCGCCGTGATCGGCCGCAAAAGCCTCGGCATAACCGATGACCCGAAGTCTCTGGAAGGCAAGAAGCTTGGTGCTCCCCCGCCCGATGCGGCCTTCGGTCAGTGGCCGGCCTTCGCCCAGGAAGCTGGTCTCGACACATCCAAGATCACCATCGAGAATGTCGGCTTCCCAGTGCGCGAACCGATGCTGGCCCAGGGCAAGGTTGACGCCATCTTCGGCTATTCCTTCTCTTCTGTCCTGAACCTCAAGGCCCAGGGCATTGCCGACGAGGAGATTGTCACTCTGCTGATGGCTGAAAATGGCCTCGACATGTATGGCAATGTCGTCATGGTCAACACTGCCTTCGCCGAGGAAAATCCTGACGCGGTCAAGGGCTTCATCAAGGCCCTGGTGAAGGGATATCTGGAAGCCATCGCCGATCCGGCTGCTGCCATCCCCTTCGTGCTTGAGCACAATGAAGTTCTCGATCAGGACCTTGAGACTGCGCGCCTCGAGATGGCCATCGACGGTTCGATCGCGACCCCGGCAGCCAAGGCCAACGGCTTTGGTGGCGTCGACATGGACAAGCTCGCCAAGTCCATGGAGTTCCTGAAGATCTCCATGGGTGTCAGCGACACACCGCCAGCACCCGAAAAAGTCTTTGATCCGAGCTACCTGCCGCCGGCCGACGAGCGCATGATCAAGTAA
- a CDS encoding ABC transporter ATP-binding protein: MTGFVELRDVRLTYGGKADGTLALDGLSMSVKKGEFAAVVGPSGCGKSTLMKLATGLINPQSGTVEVANKEVSGPVSIAGMAFQNPSMLPWRTTLENVMLPLEIVQPHRSKLKSEKKAYVEKAEALLELVGLKGFGDKFPWQLSGGMQQRANLCRALVHDPALLMLDEPFGALDAFTREELWQVMRDLHGEKQFTVVLVTHDLREAVYLADRVFVMSARPGKMINERHVEFARPRPIDLTYEAAFNDIVHELRGQIADARAAA, encoded by the coding sequence GTGACCGGATTTGTTGAACTGAGAGATGTCCGGCTGACCTATGGCGGGAAAGCGGATGGAACGCTGGCCCTCGACGGGCTCAGCATGAGCGTCAAGAAGGGCGAATTTGCAGCGGTTGTCGGACCATCCGGCTGCGGCAAGTCCACCTTGATGAAGCTGGCGACCGGGCTGATAAATCCCCAGTCGGGAACGGTGGAAGTTGCCAACAAGGAAGTTTCCGGCCCTGTTTCCATCGCCGGTATGGCCTTCCAGAACCCGTCGATGCTGCCCTGGCGCACGACGCTCGAGAACGTCATGCTGCCGCTCGAAATCGTTCAGCCGCATCGCTCGAAGTTGAAGTCTGAAAAGAAGGCCTACGTGGAAAAGGCCGAGGCTCTTCTGGAACTCGTCGGCCTGAAAGGCTTCGGCGACAAGTTTCCGTGGCAGCTGTCTGGCGGCATGCAGCAGCGCGCCAATCTCTGCCGTGCTCTGGTGCACGATCCCGCGCTCCTTATGCTCGACGAGCCGTTCGGGGCGCTCGACGCCTTTACCCGGGAAGAACTCTGGCAGGTGATGCGCGATCTGCACGGCGAAAAGCAATTTACGGTGGTTCTGGTGACCCATGACCTGCGCGAAGCGGTGTATCTCGCCGATCGTGTTTTCGTCATGAGCGCCCGTCCGGGCAAGATGATCAATGAACGTCACGTCGAATTCGCCCGTCCGCGACCCATCGATCTGACCTATGAGGCCGCTTTCAACGATATCGTTCATGAATTGCGTGGCCAGATAGCTGATGCGAGGGCTGCGGCATGA
- a CDS encoding ABC transporter permease, which translates to MTNERWIKAAPWLWSIGLFVVWEAAVHIFEFPVYILPAPSDIWGAIVKYWSPIWKNSLQTMFTTVLGFLLAVVGGLALGLAIGWSRAIYAGLYPLMIGFNSVPKVAVVPILVIWFGIGTVPAVLTAFLIAFFPIVVNVATGLATIEPEMEDVLRALGAKKMDIMLKVGIPRSMPYFFGSLKVAITLAFVGSVISETVAANSGIGHMMLSAQSQFNVPLVWAGLFALAVLGIVMYAIMAWLEMRMTGWAHRSGNRP; encoded by the coding sequence ATGACCAACGAACGCTGGATCAAGGCAGCTCCCTGGCTGTGGTCAATCGGCCTTTTCGTGGTTTGGGAAGCGGCCGTCCATATTTTCGAGTTTCCGGTCTATATCCTGCCGGCACCGAGCGACATCTGGGGCGCCATCGTCAAATATTGGTCGCCGATCTGGAAAAACTCGCTGCAGACCATGTTCACAACCGTGCTCGGCTTCCTGCTGGCCGTTGTTGGCGGGCTCGCCCTTGGACTTGCCATCGGCTGGAGCCGGGCCATTTATGCCGGGCTTTACCCCCTGATGATCGGCTTCAACTCGGTGCCGAAAGTCGCTGTCGTGCCGATCCTTGTGATCTGGTTCGGCATCGGCACGGTTCCCGCCGTGCTCACAGCCTTTCTCATCGCCTTCTTCCCGATCGTCGTGAATGTGGCCACCGGCCTTGCCACGATCGAGCCGGAGATGGAGGACGTTCTGAGAGCGCTGGGCGCCAAGAAGATGGACATCATGCTGAAAGTCGGAATCCCTCGCTCGATGCCCTATTTCTTCGGCTCGCTGAAGGTGGCGATCACACTGGCGTTCGTCGGGTCGGTGATTTCCGAGACCGTGGCTGCAAACTCCGGCATCGGCCACATGATGCTTTCGGCACAATCCCAGTTCAACGTACCGCTGGTTTGGGCCGGGCTCTTCGCCCTCGCGGTGCTCGGCATCGTCATGTATGCGATCATGGCTTGGCTCGAAATGCGCATGACCGGATGGGCACACCGCTCCGGCAATCGTCCATAA